In a genomic window of Clavelina lepadiformis chromosome 7, kaClaLepa1.1, whole genome shotgun sequence:
- the LOC143466178 gene encoding zinc finger BED domain-containing protein 5-like: protein MIHREALVAKSLPADLKEVMDQVTQVVNYIKSRPLQNRLFSQFCKTMDLEKDFAFSLQDESWWVKVLFLSDLFDKLNSLNSSLQGPSENIIRATSKLQSLDEKLTLWKTKVSKKVFDSFPALNESTHKQEIILQVMSTLWVVNPFGSNESCNLSAEAEERLIDLRNDPLFQALFPQKNLNEFLLSESYSMISAKAIKIRLPFASSWLCGHGFSALTEIKSCK, encoded by the exons ATGATCCATAGAGAAGCTCTTGTAGCTAAATCTTTGCCTGCAGATTTAAAAGAAGTTATGGATCAAGTAACCCAAGTGGTAAACTACATTAAATCTCGGCCGCTACAAAATCGACTCTTTTCTCAGTTTTGTAAAACCATGGATTTAGA AAAAGACTTTGCATTTTCTCTTCAAGATGAAAGTTGGTGGGTGAAAGTTCTGTTTCTTTCTGACTTGTTTGATAAACTGAACAGTTTGAATTCTAGTCTCCAAGGTCCATCTGAAAATATCATTAGAGCAACATCAAAACTACAATCATTAGACGAAAAGTTGACGTTGTGGAAAACCAAGGTCTCGAAGAAAGTCTTTGATTCGTTTCCCGCCCTTAATGAATCAACTCATAAACAAGAAATCATTCTGCAAGTCATGAGCACATT ATGGGTAGTTAATCCATTTGGAAGCAATGAATCATGCAATCTTTCTGCAGAAGCAGAAGAACGGCTCATTGATTTACGAAACGACCCGTTATTTCAAGCACTGTTTCcacaaaaaaacttgaatGAGTTTTTGCTGTCTGAATCCTATTCCATGATCAGTGCAAAAGCAATCAAAATTAGATTGCCATTTGCATCTTCATGGCTATGTGGACATGGCTTTTCTGCTTTGACTGAAATTAAAAGTTGTAAATGA
- the LOC143466179 gene encoding protein FAM200C-like, producing MRVKSALTASIADKKAHIVTMKPNMALPIKEGYKVAHLLAKRKKATDAESVIGPALAIIVEEMLGTAAAEKVEGVPLSDNTISRSIEELSSDLKDQVRERFVATDNELSVLWSLQVDESTDRTGKSHLLAFIRFINNKTLVNQCLFCKELKGTTKGEDIFKLVDENILLSELKWSNCVSVCTDGCLSMQGKNKGFVA from the exons atgcgagTTAAAAGCGCTCTAAccgcttcaatagctgataaaaAAGCACATAttgtgacgatgaaaccaaaTATGGCATTGCCGATAAAGGAAGG TTACAAAGTGGCTCACTTGTTGGCGAAACGTAAAAAAGCCACGGATGCAGAATCAGTAATTGGACCAGCATTAGCCATtattgttgaagaaatgcttGGTACTGCTGCGGCCGAAAAAGTTGAAGGAGTTCCGTTGTCAGATAACACAATTTCACGAAGCATAGAAGAGCTATCCTCAGATTTAAAGGATCAAGTTCGCGAACGCTTTGTTGCTACAGACAACGAGCTGTCTGTACTATGGTCTTTACAAGTAGACGAATCTACTGACAGAACTGGGAAATCTCATCTGCTGGCTTTTATTCGCTTCattaacaataaaacattggtaaatcaatgtttgttttgcaaagaaTTGAAGGGCACAACCAAAGGAGAAGACATATTCAAATTGGtagatgaaaatattttgctttctgAGTTGAAGTGGAGTAACTGCGTGAGCGTTTGTACTGATGGTTGTCTTTCAATGCAGGGGaaaaataaaggatttgtGGCATAA